The genomic DNA TACCAGCATCACATCTCAAACAGCACTTATTCTGGACTGCATTTTACATGCAATAACTATTGTTCTAATTATGAATTAAATGGTTTGAATTTATTTAAGCTACTGTACTAATTGACTACAATAGATATAAATCCCAACATTAACAACCTGATTAGATTTAGGCTCAGATTTATTACATGAATATATGACAAACCACCATTTTTGTGACTATGtataaaatcatgcatttatattttctggaaaCATCAATAGCTTCAGATTCTCTGTAAAATCATGGAATGCAAAGGAGTAAAAGACTAAAAAGTAACAGTGCAAATTGTATGTGATAGTCAAgcagcttttgatttaaagaaagGTATGTTGgcatttatttataatatgtatatacaagCTTGTGCAACTAATGTGTTGAATTGATATGTTTTGATAGGGAATGcatctcttaattttttattctcttgaaaATTATGATTCTGGTTTAGATTTTAGGGAGAGGGAAAGATTTTAAAGTGAAATGAATTGCTCAaattgtgcaattttttttttttttacaattagaGAGGAAAGAAGTGCTAAGGCAACACAATAACTTTCTAAGCACTTTTCTGCTGGTTTAAAttagttaaattattttgtataaattagATATAATTCTACTTTTCTGATATGTATAAAAATTGATGAAGCTGCATggttttaaaataggaaattcacattataaaaagtcattaaaaattctGTACAAAATCACAACAAAATAATTCAGCATGGGAAAGGTAACAAGTAGTAAAATGCTggttgaaaaatatatatttatatatattttaattggcCCATTACTAGTTTAAAAATTGCATAGTTCCTAATTATTGCTTGTGATTTTGTTATCCCGATCAGATAATTAATACGATCTGAATACAGCTACACCAAATTCGTGGTGCATTTCTTTaactttactgtattttttttttttttaaatagaagagctatagaaaataatacataaggtGAACAGGAACTTTGATCCCCTGTTTCTTCCAAAGGCAGTAAtgacaataaatacatatatcacTTGAAGCTTGGAGTATTTGCACTTTGCAGCAGTAGTACCCAAAGGGCTGCCTTTTGTAAACACGACAGTCACTGTAAGCACAGTGGGTTCGTTTCCCGGAAATGGTGAAACTGGCGTGCCTCTAATCATGAAAGATGGCATTGAGCTGGGCACTCATGACTCGCTCATGATGTGAATGGCTATCGAAGGACATAATATTGTCTATGGGGATCTCGCAGCGAGGGGCAGCGGTGCCCGAGAAGATTGATCCGTGGCTTTGGGCCCCTGCCAGGGTCGCTGCAGGATAGTGCATGGTAAAGGCATAATTTTTCTCAAACTCGGCGGACGGTTCGTGTTTGAAAGAGAAGTTGCCATTGATGCTGAGCGGCGGGCTGAGGGGTCCATCAAAGGAAGGGCTGGTGCAATCTGTCAGAGGGCTTTCAAAAAAGGGCTCCAGCGCTGCGCTGTAGGCGTGAGGCGGCGGCTTGACGTGGAAGACGTGGGAGCTGTCCATGGTGCCGTAAGGCGGACTGGGCAGCCCAGGCGACTGGTAGGAGTAGGGGTGTACAGGGAAGGAAGCGCTGGCCGCGGGCAGGTGCGGGGGCATGTCCTGGTTCTGTTCAGGCAGAAAAGTCCGAGGATTGAGTTGCAGGCAGCCCGCAACCAGGTTGGTGGTGGGTTGGGATAAGCCCTTGCAAAGCGTCTGAACGAAGGAGACCAGGTCTGGGCTTTTGCCTGAGCGCAGGATCTCCGACAGAGCCCAGATGTAGTTCTTGGCCAAGCGCAGAGTCTCAATTTTGGACAGCTTCTGCGTCTTAGAATAGCAGGGCACCACCTTGCGCAGGTTATCTAGGGCCGCGTTCAGTCCGTGCATGCGGTTCCGCTCCCGGGCGTTAGCCTTCATGCGTCTCAATTTAAAACGCTCCAGGCGAGCCTTGGTCATCTTCTTCTTTTTGGGGCCGCGTCTCTTGGGCTTTTGATCgtcatcctcctcttcctcttcttcctcctcttccaggTCCTCGTCTTcgtcctcctcctctcccccattCCTCAGTGAGTCCTCCTCTGCGTTCATGGCTTCGAGGTCGTCCTCCTTCTTGTCTGCCTCGTGCTCCTCGTCCTGAGAACTGAGACACTCGTCTGTCCAGCTTGGAGGACCTTGGGGCTGAGGTTCGCCCATCAGCCCACTCTCGCTGTACGATTTGGTCATGTTTAGATTTCCTACATTCAACAGGGTAGaggcaaacagaaagaaaaggagaaaaacgcTATATTCAAAAGCCAGATACGCCTTCAGCTTCCACTCCCTCAATCTGTACAAATGCTTGAGAAAAGTACCTGCCCATTACAAAATGAATGCCTCTGAGAAAAAGTTAAATGCAGTGTTTTATAATGGCGCGTGCGTGTGCCCCGCTGGTACGTAGGAGTGAGGACAGGACTGGGGGAAGGCAgtgaatatgtatatgtgtacaccaCTCACGCATATGTGTTTGTATCCTAGTGATTAACTTAAATGTGTTTATGGTGGTTGCCCGACAGGATAATGTGTGTGGAAATGACTGTACATTTCAGCGACTTCATGTTTATCCAAATGTGTTCAAAGTCAcaactccacacacacacacacacacacacacaactgagcTGAAAAATCACACATTCGGCTTCCATTTCTGTCCTGGCTTCTAGGTACTTAGCGATTTAAGTTGAAGAGCCATTGCGTAATTTACTAATACTGGCAGCGATTTTTAAGAAGATTACACAGACGGGATACTGAAGAGCAAAtgcagaaaggaggaaaaatagtTTCCACCAAATTGTTCCACCATCAATGTAACATTTGGCAACAAAAGTGGACAGGGTCTTCCACCCCTCCCTCgcctttcttttcttgccttccaTCTCTGGCCCGCCGCTGAATTTCCACCTTGTACAAAAGCGCTCGCTGCAGGGCGAGGGCTGGGGGCGCGGCGCAGAGCGCTCTCCCACGCGCCGGGGATCAGGTGCGGAAGGCTCCTCTCTAATAAACAGCCCATTGAAAGGGCCGCCCGCTCTTTATTGGGGCTTTTCAAAGTTCGCCTCAAACCTCCCTTTAAAAAATTGAGTAATTATAATGGTCAGCGATTGGCAACCGCGAAGTTGCCGCTtctaataaggaaaataaaaagccgTTAGTAAAACAACTGAATTTCTGGCTCCAGTAGTGGCTGCTGGGGACTTGGCCGCCTCTGGAGCGGTAACAGGTAGCAGCAGTGAGTCCCTCTCCCTTTCTTCACTTTCCCTCCTCTCGACTAAACTATCTCTGCACCTGATTTATTTTCCATGGTGTGAATACTCAAGGTATCCATGTCGCTTTCATTCACTGAAAACACAGCTTGGCACTCCTAATATGCGTAAAATACatgtacacaaaatatatattgataacacagcttttttttcttattgtaagaagtgagaaaatgaagtcattatTGCTTTTGGGACTTTAAAAATCAGCACTAGCAGATAATCATAGTTACcgtgtattcttttaaaaaatccaagcTCCTATGCTATCCACAAAAGAaacccaaatttttaaaatttaaattagaaagcCTGCAGGGGGTACTTGAGTGACACGACTCATTATGTGTGAGTACTTATGGGCAATTATGGAGAGGGATGCTGGtctcaacacacatacacacgctcGCAAACGCACACATACAGAATATGTAGGTGCATCAGTCTTCAGTTATTGCTTCTATTTTAgggcaaaaaaatgaaagaattgtaATTACCTTTGTTGTTAGTAGGTCCTGAGCAGTGAAAGTCTCATAACCCTGGGGCCTCCGGACGCCGTGCCTCCTGCGTGGGCGAGTTCCTCGTGTCCTGGCCGCGCGGGCGCTCAGGTTATATAGCCCAGTTAGTGATGCTAAGCGCGGGCGGGGCTGCTAGCTGAGGGGCTAGCAGGTCTCTGCGCCTGCCGCCTGCGCACGCGTCCAGGCTGTGCGCTCCCggttctcccctcctccccacttcTCCCCACGCCTTGCTTGTCTCCCGCCCTCTTCTGACAACCGctcccctcaccctccaccccTACTCCcgccccttctccttcctccccggCATGCGCCATATGGTCTTCCCGGTCCAGCCAAGAGCCTGGAACCACGTGACCTGCCCATTTGTATGCCGCGGAGCGCTCCATTCCGGCCCCTTTGTGGCCAGAAGAAAGTGGCCCATCTGTCGCCAGTTAGAGACTCCGCGGACCTGTTTTTACCCGCAGGAGAGATTAACCCTTTCCGGCGGCAGAAGGGACAGGGGATAGAGGGGGGAGGGGAtttgagggaaggaagggaaaagctaATGTTGAGTAGCTCTACATCAGAGAGAGTGGCCTGCTTTCACGCCGGAAGTAGGACAGGTGAAAGAGACAGAAgcggggagactgaggcacgcaGTGAAGAGTCCTCGCTCCTTTCGACTTCTTGTCCTGGCACTGGCATCCGGAGCAGCATGACTCCCTGCCCTGTCTGAAAGGCCCATCCCTTGGCTTCTCCTTGGCAGACGCTTTGATCATTGGCGGCAAAGGATGGCTTCTCCTCATCTCCTTCGGCCCCTCTAAGCAAACATATACGCCATACAAAAGCGGCTTCTTCTGTAAACGCAAAGTTGAGATTAGTTCCCCAGCCTCCCTAACCAGATCGTCCTCTCCCAGTTCCTTAAGTACAGAAAATTTGTACCTGCCATTCTATCCCTACCATACGTTCAATCCTTCGTGTCCTGACTCTCAGCTACCACTGTCCCTCCAGACCCTCTCACTACGTCAGTCCCTACCTCCATCCCCAGGATCTTGTCCTCAAAGCGAGCTAGTTCTCTGGAGGAGGTCTTGGCTCCGTTGGCCTTTGCGCTTTCTTATGTGGGAGCTGAGGGCTTCTTTGACGGTTGGATTCTGCCTTTTAGACATGGCCACTGGGTTGCTGCAAAAGGCACCCCCTGTCAGCCAGTCCAGGGACGCTTCCAGTTACCTGGCCAGCCCGCCCTGCATGGCCTCGGCTCTTTAGTCCAGGCATTGACCACGAGTACGGTGGTGGACACCTCGCCACAGCCGGACCTGCGCTCTTGCTCCCCTCAATCTCGGGTCTGTATAAGATACTTGATTCAGACAAGCCTTTTCAAAGAGAAGATGCAATGGGCCTGTGTTGAACGGGTCTTTCCGATCTCTTTCTAGAAATGCCTTTAGCACAACCCCGGGAAGGATTAATGGCTGTGAACTCCTCCAGATTTCAAAGCCTCTGATTTGAAACTCCCACCTTGTAGGTCAAGCAAAGACCACAGAAATTTCCGATCAGTTCTGAAGGAGCCACACTGTTGCCTAAATAGCAATTCTTTACTCTTTTTCGAATAAGCGTTTTCCAGAAtagagtttaaaaagaaagaaagaaactggccTATCTACTCGTTCTTTCCCAGCTTTGCCCCTAATCCTTCATTAACTAACTCCTTACCCCCTCCCAGACTTGAAGCCCTCTGCAATAAATACCTCTTACGTGAATTGCTTATTTAAAGGCAATTACACTAAATATCCCTCGAGTTTGCAAACAGTGTCAGGGTTGAGCGGCTGGATTGGGGTGCATCTGGAAGAGGCTGGGGACAGGAGGAGAGAGTGGGGGTAGAGGAAGAGGGTCCTAGCCAGATCGCCGGTGTCTGAAGGTGGCAGATGCAGCCTTCCCTGCGCAGTACAAATctaaaaggggaagaaaggagtTGTGCCACGGAAGCGTGGCGTGAATCGTGGTGGGGTTCCGGAGTTTTACTTGCTTTTCTACATTCACTCAGCTGACAAAGCACATAGGGGAGGATAAAATAAGTCACCCAGGGGCCTGGTCCCAGGATTTACCCCTGTACTCTATGTATCTTCAGTGTTGGGCTAAAACTCGAGGGCGTCAGAGTACTAGCCCTTAGAAGGTAGTACAGTCTGAGGTCTGAGGACATTTGCAGCAGGGCCAGGTTAAGTGCTGCCCCTCGCCCGGCAGCTGCCCCGACTGGCAGCACACCGTGCTGCAGGCATATGGAACTCGTGCGTAGGCTCTCATTTTTCCAACTTTGGGGAGCTCCGGAGGAGATCTGGGGATGGAGTGGGAGAAAGGACTCCATCTAACCTCGAGGTCAGGGATAGCCTAGTGGTCCCTCTGCTAAATTCTTGTCCTCATCCCTAGAAAGCAGAAACTTCTCCAGTTCGCGACATCCTGTGCAATACAGGAGAATTATGGTGGAGTCAGATGATCTTGGGCAAGAGGGACGCCCGAGTGTTTTGCCAGAAGTGGACTCAAATGCGTAAAGTGCGGGAATTACTAGtctgtttcctcctctccccttgaTAAATTCATTTCTAATCCCACTGCGTGTTGTTCGCTCAGGCCTGGGGATTTGTACAAAGGAAAGGCCACTCCAAGATGTTTCAGAGACCGGGCTGAGGTTGGGTCTCACCGTGGTTGTCACTGGGCTTTCCAGCCTGCAGCGCTCCGAAGTGACCCTCCTCCGCGCGGAAAATTTCGACCCGGAGCGCCGGCATCGCGACGCTCAGCCAGTGCCCGCGAGGCTCCCAGGAGATGCAGGGTAGTAAGACCCTAAAGGGAGGAGCCCGGACTACGGCCTGGATTGAGGTGCGTTTTGTTTGGGGTTGAAGGCGCGAGAAATTGGGTCGAGAGAAGAGTCAGCCGGACGCCGGGAGACGACAGAGCTGAAGGCGCGGCGGGGCTTAGTACTGAGGACCGTCTCCGCGGCCCCGCCCCGCctccttattttcttctctttggacTTGTTTGGACGGTTGCACACTTTTCCCCCTCCTGATTCCTTaagttttttctctctcccctcgcTGCCAGTTAGCCCTACTTCCCCAGCTCCAGTCCCTACTGGGCGCTGCAGGCTACCCAGCGGCACGCGAACCGCACGCGCGGACAACAAAAGCCGCTTTCATGACTCACTGCCCTCGAGCAATGCCCCAAATCTGCCGCCTCCCGGTCCCCGCTCTGAGCGCGCGGCGCGGGCCGGGCGTCCCGGCCGTTACAGCAGCAGCCGGAGCGCCCGCGGGAAGGGGGGCGGGAGGAGGCGTGTGGccgggggtggggagaggggagtgggCCGGgcggaggggaagggggaggcgtgtggagggatgggggtggggaagggatggAGGCGTGTGGCCCGGACGTAGGGGGTGGGAAGCGTGTGGCTGGAGGCGAAGGTGGGGGGCGAAGCATTCACAGGGCCAAGATAAAGAGCAGGGGCCGGGCCGGCGTGCCTGGCGGTGACCTGTTTCTCAGGGAAACAGATGCTAGCTCTTGCAAAGGGAGGTTTGCGTTCAATGAAAGGATCAAGTGTGGCCAGGGCAGCCCGGCCGACCTCGAGAGGTTCCCGCGTCCTCTTCCCGCCCTAACTAGGAGGGGGGTGTCGGGGCCTGGGCGCGTTCCAGGGGCGGGAGAGAGGGGCGGGGGGCCAGGTGGCTGAGGGGCCCGCGAGACCGTGGGGCGCAGGGGCCGCAGGAACGGAGGACTGAGAGCTGCAGGTCCTGCATAGGCCGGGAAGCTCCGAGGCTCTTGAGAGCTTCGGGGGATGGAGGGGGATTGATGCGGGTTCTGAACAGACCGCCGACGCGGCGCCTGCGCCCCGGGGGAGGCAGTTGGGCTCCCAGGTCCTGGCCTGAGGCTGGAGCTGCCCAGGCTCGACAGGCAGGCGACCCGGGAGAATCAAGAGCAACGAGAGACGCTATTAAAATGCCTCGCCGTAGCCCCGAGCGCAAAACCCATCCTCCCCAAATCTCCAGGGCTTGCGGCATAATCTTAATTAAGATAATTGATTCATATTGCACCTGCGAGAACGGAAAAAATTGATTTCAACCCCCAACCCCACAAATTGCTTAGAGCTATTGGATGGAGCGCGACGCGACTGTGATTTGGGGAGTGATTTAATGCCGGGCTTCCCCAGATCGGCCTGCCTgggcctttttatttattatttatgcccTCCCGGTCCCGACGGGGCCTTGGTGGCTCCTTTCTCGGCTCCCACAGACCTTGGGAGGACTTGTCTCTGATTCCCTGTCAGGATCGAGAGGCTTTCCTTAAACCATCTAACACGCAGAACCAACAATGTAAAATCAACTCAGTAGGAGCATCTTGGCAGGCGTGGGTCACGGGCACAATTGCTCAAGGCCTCGTGCGTCCGATGCCCTGTGTGTGCAAAAGTGTGTGATTCCACTTGAATATACCTGTgtgaatctgtgtgtgtgcaagattatgtgaatgtgtgtgcaaaTCGTGTGTGCATATAAATGATTGTTAGTGTGTATGTGAACCTATGaatgtgtgcaggtgtgtgtcaATGAATGTGAATGTATATGTGAGTGTGGGCATAAGTGGATGGGTGTGTGAGTGTCGGTGAGTGTATGTCCACGGTCGCACCTGCTCTCGGGAGAGGAGCATGAGCAGAGGGCGCACACCTGTTTCCCGGGGATGGAAGAACAGCTTGCTGTCCAAAGGGGATCGCCAGGGAACTGACAAGCACACGCTATTTGCCAACCTTTGCCTTAATAgaaagaagcaagcaaacaaaaatcctcGGTAGCTGTGTGTAGCTTCGGGATTGGAGAGCCGAGACACACCGACGGCGCCGGAGCGTCCCAATAGCAATGGCTGCTGCAGTGGGTTGGGAGAGGAGACCCGTACAAGTTCCTAAAGGCACGGGAGGAACGCAGGCAAACCAGGTTTAGGGCCCCAGGCGACTTGTAGAAGGAACGACTTCCTCAACCTATCAGCACCGCGGACAATTCCCACTCCAAAGGCCCTGACCTTGGGCCTACCAGATTCAGCaaaatctctctcttcctccgtcccttcctcctttcctcctttcctttcctccctccccttcctccttctttccctcctttcctccctccccttcttcctcctttctttcccttcctcctttccgcTCTTCCCTGTTTgctttgtttcaaaaacaaaaacaaaaacaaacaaaaaacactgggcACCATGACTGAGCTTTTAGTCAAAGAGTCCTGTAAGTCTGCATCTAATTAGCCAAATAGTCACAGTAAGTTTCCTGGAAAACTAGATAGCCAGATTTAGGGGTAAGGAAAGAGCTTAAACTATAATTTGAGCTGGCTAGTCTTTAACAAAGAGAGAAATCATAAATTAAATAGCTTTCGAAAAGATAGTCATTATTCCAATATTTGCACTTATTTGCTGCACAgcttcaaaaccaaaatgaatttCTTGTTTACTctccacagaaataataaaatatctctcaaaatgtttttgattttgcTTGTGTTTTATGGagtataaattttattgaaactcGAAAATCTTTTTCACCATCATTTTATCAACACTTCAGTTATTTCATACTGTAAACAATTTCtgataaattaatgaaaaaataagccAACAGAAGTCAAATGGTATTATTCACTCAGATTCAGTGAGCCACACAATTAGCTAAATCATGCCAGatctaaaatattacatattgagTACTCATAACTTATCCAACATAAACTGGAAACATCTagtaaagacataactgagaagAGAAAGCTCCTTTGGCAATTTGAACATCTGAGAAATATATACCAtatccccctccccaccacacacGCTTATTGATGTAATTTTCAAAACATCATTATTAGTAGTAAACAAAATCCTTATCAAGTATTATTCAGACTTCACCGTAATGAGAAATATAATCATTTTTGATTAAAGAATTCATTCCTGGAGTCTCaccttctttaaataaatgtttttttcctttataacaaATGCATTTCTCTCAAATTAAATATTGATAATTTGACCTTTTATG from Piliocolobus tephrosceles isolate RC106 chromosome 11, ASM277652v3, whole genome shotgun sequence includes the following:
- the NEUROD1 gene encoding neurogenic differentiation factor 1, producing MTKSYSESGLMGEPQPQGPPSWTDECLSSQDEEHEADKKEDDLEAMNAEEDSLRNGGEEEDEDEDLEEEEEEEEEDDDQKPKRRGPKKKKMTKARLERFKLRRMKANARERNRMHGLNAALDNLRKVVPCYSKTQKLSKIETLRLAKNYIWALSEILRSGKSPDLVSFVQTLCKGLSQPTTNLVAGCLQLNPRTFLPEQNQDMPPHLPAASASFPVHPYSYQSPGLPSPPYGTMDSSHVFHVKPPPHAYSAALEPFFESPLTDCTSPSFDGPLSPPLSINGNFSFKHEPSAEFEKNYAFTMHYPAATLAGAQSHGSIFSGTAAPRCEIPIDNIMSFDSHSHHERVMSAQLNAIFHD